TCTCAAATTCTTATGTTGAAGCCTTCAAATACTCACTTCTGTTTGAAAAGCATGACGGTCTCCTTATGTGTTTTACGTAATTATAAATGTTTAGGATCTGAGGAAGCAGTTGGAATCCCATGTACTCAGCATTGAAGAGTTGCGGAATGAAAATCGGGTGGCTGTTGCTCGTCATGAACAGGTATCttttatttgatgaattgttttcCTTCAAAGTATTCCTTTAGGTCATCTTTATGTGGGCCCGCATCGGGAACACATGATGCGAAAGAACTGATATAATTATATAGGCCAATCCACCAAAGCGGACATTTTGTTGCCTTCAAATCTGTTTGTTCATATCAAGTTTACATCTCCAACAGATTCCTCTGGGTTGGAAATTTCGCtgataatttaatttatttttccgAGCTAGCCTGATTTTATGCATGTTTGATTGTCAATTATTCATCTTGTTAATAAGTGATTTGCATGCATCATTGTTTTGTAGGagatgaaagaagtaaaagaATCCATATCTCAATCATTTGTTAATGACCTTAAGGATTTGCGCAAGAAATTGGAGGTTCAGCAGAAGGAACTAACTGAAATTAGCATACTTTCAGCTGAGCGGCAAGAAGCTATTGAGGACCTCAACGAAAGACTTAGTTCATCTACGCAGTCACGTACTGAGGCTACTGAAATAATCAATAGGTAAGCAAGGAATTTCATGTTATTTTATGTATCTTAAGGAATTTCATGTTATTTTACGTATCTTGATAGAGATTAATATGTAAATTGTATAGGTCTAGATGTGGAGATGGATTAGTGTTCTTCATTTATCAATATCCGAGAATGAGTAAATATTAGTAAATGGCATGTTTTACCAGAACTGATAAGCAAGGAATTTCATATTATTTTACGTATCTTGGTAGAGATTTCATGTGTAAATTGTATAGGCCAAGATGTGGAGATAGATTAGTGTTCTTCTTTTTTTAATGTCTGAGAATGACTAAATATTAGTAAATGCATGTTTTACCAGAACTGGTAGACAAACGTCATGCTCCCATATCTTATCTGTATTTTCATGGTGTGTAACTAAAATGGGGTAAGTTTGTGTCATTATAGTCAAAAGGCAACTATATCTGAAATTGAGAAACAGTTGGAAGAAGAACGGAATCAAAGAAGGGAAGATCGAGAAAAAGGTATAGCAGATCTGAGAGCTGCATTACAAAAAGCTCATCTAGAATCTCAAGAGGAATTAAAGCGGCAGTCTGAGATTGCCTCAAAGCAGGAAAGGGAACTCAAGGAAGTTATAAATAAACTTCAGGTCTGAAACAATCTGTTCTATATGATTATGTTATATATGGAAATATGCGGAAACCTTAAAATAGGTTCAATTTCTCCtctcattttcaggaatctgataaaGAAAGTCGTCTACTTGTTGAAACGTTGAGAACAAAGCTGGTACATTACACCTACACATTCGTTTTCTCTTGAAATATATGCAATGTGGCGCATGTGTTTGAGCTTATGCTTCACTAAATGATTTGTCTGCAACAGGAAAACACAAGGGAAAGCTTGGTGATATCTGATAAGAAAGCTCGCCAACTTGAAGCCCAAGTTCAAGAAGAGCAACAGATTTCCTTGAACAACAAAAAAGTTTGCTCTCTCTCACTCTCTCACACCCCATCTCTCTACAACTAACTTTATCTAAAATCATGTAATAACAATTTTTGGTGAAAATTTTGTATGTTGGAGCAGAAGGTGGAAATACtagaaattgaaacaaaaagattgacaCAGGAACTTGAACATGAAAAGGTAGTGATGCATCTGTATATGTTTGATGTTTTGCTCGTTGTACTATGTATAGATGTTTATGATAGATTCATAGCTACTTCTATTCTGAGATCCTTTGTATGATGTTAGCAGGTAGCTCGGGAAGAAGCATGGGCGAAGGTTTCCGCACTTGAACTAGAAATTGCTGCAGCAATTCGGGACCTTGCGACAGAGAAACAGAGATACCAAGGTGCTAGGGAAAGAATTATTCTCAGGTATAGATACGTAGGGGTATATGTTATCTTTAATGTTGGGTGGCAGCTATCAATGATTCTTTATCCTGGAAGTGGTTGTTCATAAGAGAGACAATAAAACTATTTTGTAGGGAAACACAACTGCGAGCATTTTATTCGACGACTGAGGAAATCTCTTCGTTGTTCGCCAAGCAACAGGAACAACTTAAAGCAATGCAGAGAACTCTTGAAGACGAGGATAATTATGAGCATACGTCTATCGATATTGATCTCAATGCAACATTAGGTATCAGAAATGGAATTATAGCCAGAGGGAATCAAGTGACTCACAGAAACGATAGTACAAGGGAAAACACTGCTTCAGCCTCAATTCCAGGGGTTAACAGAATTGAAGTAAATAGCACAACTGATGAAGCAAGTGCAACTGAGAAACATGAATGTGACGCCAAAACCCAAGAAGCGCAAAACACCCAGGACATTGAATACACGAGTGCTGATCGTTCTGTTAATGGCGCCTTTGGTTCCGACATTGATGGTGTTGGCACAGTACCTGTACTAGAAGGAGATCAAACTGAAACTCAACGTGTTCTTGGAACCGAAAGTCCGGGCGCTTATGGGGATCGGAATTTTGACTTGAACAAGTCAACAACTCAACCTGTGGACACGATGCAGCTTGATGACGAAACACAGCTACAAGAAAATGGAGAACAAATACGAAGGTCTGGCGAAGACAATGGCCGTCATTCACAGTCAACTAACCAAGGCAGAGATCTGAATGCTATGGAAGAAGACACTGAAGAAGCTGGTGGGACAATTAGAACGGCAGATCTTTTGACTTCAGAAGTAGTTGGAAGCTGGGCAAATAGCACAGCCCCCTCTGTTCACGGAGAGAATGAATCTGAAAGGAGTGCAGTTAAGGATAGTGTTGGAAGTGGGGATGAAGCTGAAGAAGATGTCCAAGCTGCAGGGAGTCAGATTGGCGGCTcagctgctgctgctcctgctgctagaaCTAGTTTGAGCCAGGAGCGTGAGGCTCTAAATGAAATGATCCAAATCGTAGATCCCGAATTTAAGAAAAACTTCCCTGATGGTGGCGGCGTTGGTTCAGGTCTAGGAAGGGAAAAGGATGATGAAGGATCTGTATCAGATTCAGACACTGAAGACGAATGTAATCATGACGGTGACACTAATGCAAGAGTTGATCTGGAAGATGGAGGATCCATATCAGATACTCAAGCAGGAAGTGAccaagacgatgatgatgatgatgatgatgatggcgaCGATGACGAAGTTGATTCTGTAGGATAAACTAACACCAACGATAACAAAGGATGTGTGGCCATGTAAATATGATCTAGagttcttcttttcctttctgcATATATAATGTATTTATGTGTAAAATGTAAACAGTTTGGGTTCTCTCTTCATGTGTGACATACACAACAATTGAGTTGACTTTTGTGGAAAAGTCAATATGTCAAACCATATTGGGCTGGCTGATTTATGGAAAACGGGGCTGAAATATCGTTCCcctgaattttttttaatttaaaatctCGAGAATATTTAAGGAAGATTATTAAATTCAcgtcatttctttttctttctactTCTCAAAGTTCAGAGGATTCTGCTTTTCAGTAAAATATTTACTTGACTTTTTTGGGTTCCAAAGCCATGAGTCTTCAACTCTCACTTCACTCGGGGATCAAAAACACATCTTTCTCAACAAAAAGTCTTGTTTTGAATAATCACAAACCAGAAGGAGCTGCAATTCTTGTTTTGCCTCGGAATTCTTTCTATTCAGATTCTCATTCCTTCGGGTTACAAAGATCTCATTCCTGCTGCTTCACTTCACCAGGTAACTTCTAGCAATCCTcctatcttctctaatatcaaTCAGTTCCTTACTTCAAAGTTTGCTCAATGGGTgtgttttattttcctttttagtTGCAAGGAAATGCCTGCCGGCTTCAAATTCATGGGAATCCGATCAGGCCGAGGAGAATTCTATCATGCCACCTCAGGTACTCTTGGATTTTAAGCTTCACTCAATTTTCTATTTTTTGGGTTGATTGCATTTTACATAATTGATgacttttctttttggtttgttGTAGGAAATCAAGGAAAATGGGTTTGATGTTGTGAAGATATTGAAGGGAGCAAACTCTGTCATACCACATGTAGTTTTAGCAAGTACTGTGTTGGCTCTTGTCTATCCACCTTCTTTCACATGGTTTACAACCAGGTTATGATTTATTAATTTCTGTAGTTACATGAATTAGGTGTGAGGTGTTTGATAAAATGATTCACCAAATACCATACtgaatttgttgttttttttcgcCAATTTGATTACTTTTCGGGGCATGTAAGACATGAAGAGTTAAAAAAGGTACTTAATTTGATGCATACTGAACTTGAAATTTTAGAAAAAAATGTACTGAAATCTTGGGCATTTGAATGATGTATTTTTCTAAGAAAGATGTGATTTTGTTGAGTAGCCATTAAccagaagaaaagaaggaataaGTATTTTCACTTGGTTTTCATTTCGAGTATGGTGGTAACTGTCACTCTGTTGTGGAACAAACTTCAGGTACTATGCACCGGCTCTAgggtttttgatgtttgctgttgGTGTAAATACGGATGAAAAGGACTTCATTAAAGCCTTCAAAAAACCAGCAGCTATTCTTGCTGGATATGCTGGCCAGTTTGTTGTAAAGCCTATACTTGGATATCTATTTGGGACTATCGCGGTTACAGCTTTCAACCTCCCGACTTCCTTAAGTAAGGCCAAGGGATCTAATTTGTAATTTGTGAGTTATATGATTTCTCTTCCAGCAACTTGTGATGTAAAAGTTGCTCATAAATTTGTGATTTCTGAATCAGGCGCAGGAATCATGTTGGTATCTTGTGTTAGTGGAGCTCAGCTCTCAAGTTATGCAACTTTTCTAACAGACCCTCAGATGGCTCCTCTTAGTATTGTTATGACGTCGTTATCTACAGCAACTGCGGTTTTTGTCACTCCAACTTTGTCGCTGTTACTGATTGGAAAGAAGCTACCAGTTGATGTAGTAGGAATGATGTCGAGTATCGTTCAGATTGTAGTTGCACCAATTACTTTAGGCCTTCTTCTTAATAGGTAActccatttcttttcttctcaTTCTCTTTGAGGGGAATTTGGGGTCTTTGATGTGCACTTTTATAGTTTTAGGGCCCATGAAGTTTCATAGAATTTGGTAATGGTCTTGCATAAATTCTTTATTTCGGTGATACAACTACCTTTCAGTGATTTCAGAGTAGGGTTTTGCATAAAACTTCTATTCATTAACTTTTTTTGTGCGATTATGAACTTAATAGTTTTTTGTACGTTTTCTTTCTGTTGGCAGGTTCTTCCCCTGGATTTGTAATGTGATCAGGCCGTTACTGCCTCCACTATCTGTGTTTGTGACCGCTCTTTGTGTTGGTTCACCACTTGCAATAAACATAGACTCCGTGATGTCTCCATTTGGAGTTACTATTCTTTTGCTCATCACTGGATTTCACCTGTCATCTTTTGTTGCTGGTTATTTCTTCTCTGGCTTGGCTTTCTCGAAGGCACCTGATGTAAAACCTCTACAAAGAACAATATCTTACGAGACAGGTTTCATACTTCCTCCATATCCTTGATGCCGCTTCCAATATAAGGTTATATATAGTAACATGTTATATTTTGCAGGGATGCAAAGTAGTCTTTTAGCTCTTGCCCTTGCAAACAGATTTTTCCAAGATCCGCTCGTGGCTGTGCCACCAGCTTTCTCTGTAAGTCACTAACTTTTTCTATGTAATAATTTCTACTAATTTCTCACACCAATTTATGGTCTAAATTCATTAAGTTATTAATATCATTACTAGTAGAAAAGATAAGGTATTGGCCAGTGACTGAAATGCATACCATCACATGTTTTTCTATCATTAGCTTGAGCTGATTCTAGCTTTCAAAGAGGAAAACCGGATAGTTATATTTTCCTCAGGTGTTGACATATTCACTCTTTCTCGTAACCTTTTAGGTTGTTATAATGTCTTTGATGGGATTCTCCATGGTCATGATATGGGCTAATAAGAGAAAGGAAGTTCCAGTGTGATGAACAGGTAAAATTCGGATGGTTCTCCATTAAGTCCACCAAATAGCAACTAAAATGTCCATAAAGCACCAGAGGTGGAACGATTTAAGAGCAGTCAGATAATGGTGTTGTATTCTTCCTACTCATAAGAGAGTTGTTTCTGCTTCAATTACACACGGTCCTTTTGAGAAGACAACAAATTATAGCATCCTCTTCATGCCTTAAAAAATAACGTTTTGATACAATCAAGTTATGTCTGAATGTTGCTGAATTCTCATGAGCATGAGTTTGAGTTCACTTATTCTGGTCTTCTAACTCGGATGTATTTTCTCTATCTCGTGTCAGAGTTGGATTTCAAAGTCAAATTCTTGTGGTGCGGTGGTAGCAACTAAAATACTTGTATTTATGTCTTTATCTTGTTCGCCTCCTATAGTTCCCCAGTTTTCTGATC
The nucleotide sequence above comes from Papaver somniferum cultivar HN1 chromosome 8, ASM357369v1, whole genome shotgun sequence. Encoded proteins:
- the LOC113302869 gene encoding probable sodium/metabolite cotransporter BASS5, chloroplastic isoform X1, whose translation is MSLQLSLHSGIKNTSFSTKSLVLNNHKPEGAAILVLPRNSFYSDSHSFGLQRSHSCCFTSPVARKCLPASNSWESDQAEENSIMPPQEIKENGFDVVKILKGANSVIPHVVLASTVLALVYPPSFTWFTTRYYAPALGFLMFAVGVNTDEKDFIKAFKKPAAILAGYAGQFVVKPILGYLFGTIAVTAFNLPTSLSAGIMLVSCVSGAQLSSYATFLTDPQMAPLSIVMTSLSTATAVFVTPTLSLLLIGKKLPVDVVGMMSSIVQIVVAPITLGLLLNRFFPWICNVIRPLLPPLSVFVTALCVGSPLAINIDSVMSPFGVTILLLITGFHLSSFVAGYFFSGLAFSKAPDVKPLQRTISYETGMQSSLLALALANRFFQDPLVAVPPAFSVVIMSLMGFSMVMIWANKRKEVPV
- the LOC113304693 gene encoding nucleoprotein TPR-like isoform X2, with amino-acid sequence MALEEDQSKSPAVKSTPNEPNKSISPAKKSPSTKEFILSVAGKLSVQPLQNADAGVWGILTAISTNARKRSQGINILLTEDEHRIGRVVEDVRFRIESNAVSACHCKIYRRKNSNEDVEESCSSSVFLKDTSTNGTYLNWEKLSKSSPETLLQNGDIVSFAAAPQHAQAYAFVYREVVNCTPLGEDSATLKRKAEECGGESKRLKGIGVGAPEGPISLDDVRSLQKSNTDLRKQLESHVLSIEELRNENRVAVARHEQEMKEVKESISQSFVNDLKDLRKKLEVQQKELTEISILSAERQEAIEDLNERLSSSTQSRTEATEIINSQKATISEIEKQLEEERNQRREDREKGIADLRAALQKAHLESQEELKRQSEIASKQERELKEVINKLQESDKESRLLVETLRTKLENTRESLVISDKKARQLEAQVQEEQQISLNNKKKVEILEIETKRLTQELEHEKVAREEAWAKVSALELEIAAAIRDLATEKQRYQGARERIILRETQLRAFYSTTEEISSLFAKQQEQLKAMQRTLEDEDNYEHTSIDIDLNATLGIRNGIIARGNQVTHRNDSTRENTASASIPGVNRIEVNSTTDEASATEKHECDAKTQEAQNTQDIEYTSADRSVNGAFGSDIDGVGTVPVLEGDQTETQRVLGTESPGAYGDRNFDLNKSTTQPVDTMQLDDETQLQENGEQIRRSGEDNGRHSQSTNQGRDLNAMEEDTEEAGGTIRTADLLTSEVVGSWANSTAPSVHGENESERSAVKDSVGSGDEAEEDVQAAGSQIGGSAAAAPAARTSLSQEREALNEMIQIVDPEFKKNFPDGGGVGSGLGREKDDEGSVSDSDTEDECNHDGDTNARVDLEDGGSISDTQAGSDQDDDDDDDDDGDDDEVDSVG
- the LOC113304693 gene encoding trichohyalin-like isoform X1 encodes the protein MALEEDQSKSPAVKSTPNEPNKSISPAKKSPSTKEFILSVAGKLSVQPLQNADAGVWGILTAISTNARKRSQGINILLTEDEHRIGRVVEDVRFRIESNAVSACHCKIYRRKNSNEDVEESCSSSVFLKDTSTNGTYLNWEKLSKSSPETLLQNGDIVSFAAAPQHAQAYAFVYREVVNCTPLGEDSATLKRKAEECGGESKRLKGIGVGAPEGPISLDDVRSLQKSNTDLRKQLESHVLSIEELRNENRVAVARHEQEMKEVKESISQSFVNDLKDLRKKLEVQQKELTEISILSAERQEAIEDLNERLSSSTQSRTEATEIINSQKATISEIEKQLEEERNQRREDREKGIADLRAALQKAHLESQEELKRQSEIASKQERELKEVINKLQESDKESRLLVETLRTKLENTRESLVISDKKARQLEAQVQEEQQISLNNKKKVEILEIETKRLTQELEHEKQVAREEAWAKVSALELEIAAAIRDLATEKQRYQGARERIILRETQLRAFYSTTEEISSLFAKQQEQLKAMQRTLEDEDNYEHTSIDIDLNATLGIRNGIIARGNQVTHRNDSTRENTASASIPGVNRIEVNSTTDEASATEKHECDAKTQEAQNTQDIEYTSADRSVNGAFGSDIDGVGTVPVLEGDQTETQRVLGTESPGAYGDRNFDLNKSTTQPVDTMQLDDETQLQENGEQIRRSGEDNGRHSQSTNQGRDLNAMEEDTEEAGGTIRTADLLTSEVVGSWANSTAPSVHGENESERSAVKDSVGSGDEAEEDVQAAGSQIGGSAAAAPAARTSLSQEREALNEMIQIVDPEFKKNFPDGGGVGSGLGREKDDEGSVSDSDTEDECNHDGDTNARVDLEDGGSISDTQAGSDQDDDDDDDDDGDDDEVDSVG
- the LOC113302869 gene encoding probable sodium/metabolite cotransporter BASS5, chloroplastic isoform X2 — translated: MFAVGVNTDEKDFIKAFKKPAAILAGYAGQFVVKPILGYLFGTIAVTAFNLPTSLSAGIMLVSCVSGAQLSSYATFLTDPQMAPLSIVMTSLSTATAVFVTPTLSLLLIGKKLPVDVVGMMSSIVQIVVAPITLGLLLNRFFPWICNVIRPLLPPLSVFVTALCVGSPLAINIDSVMSPFGVTILLLITGFHLSSFVAGYFFSGLAFSKAPDVKPLQRTISYETGMQSSLLALALANRFFQDPLVAVPPAFSVVIMSLMGFSMVMIWANKRKEVPV